In the genome of Mixta calida, the window ACCGCCGAGCTGATTACCTTTTTGCCGCACAGCCTGCAAATTACCGTGGTGACGCACAGCCCCGGCATTGCGCTGGGCCTGGCGGATCACCCGCTGATCGACGTGATCATGATCGGTGGACGCCTGTTCAGGCATTCGCTGGTGGCGGTCGGCGCGGCGGCGATCGAAAACGTGGCTAACGTGCGGGCGGATATCTTTTTTATGGGCGTGACCGGCATTCACGCCGAGGCGGGATTAAGCACCGGCGACTATGAAGAATCCTGCATTAAACGGGCTTTTGCCGGCAAGGCGGCGGAAACCGTGGTCATGGCCTCGCCGGAGAAGCTCAATACCGCCTCGGCCTGGGTTATCGGCGATCTGGCGCTGATCAATACAATGATTGTGGAAAGCGATACCGATGAACATCTGCTGACGCCCTTTATCGAGAAAGGGGTCACGGTAATTAAAGCGTGACGCGCTGCGGCCGAATGGCGGCAGCCGCCCGATGTTAATGCGTCAGCGCAAAAGCGCGGACGAACGTGACCTGGTTAATGCGCGCGACTGCGTCCGGCGCGTTTTTTGCCGTTGTCGGCGCGCTTCGCGGCGTCAATCGCCGATCGTATCCACTCCGCCAGCGCCTCCTGGTCTTCCAGCAGCGCGTCGGGCAGGGTGTAAAAAGACAGCTCAACCGATTTGACCGCGCCATCCGCGCCGCGCCGGGCGTAGGTGAAGGGTTCGCAGCCAGCGGCGATAAAGCGGCTGCGGTTATGCGCATCGGTTTTGAGAAACACCACGCCCGCCGGGTCAATCAGCAGCACCATCAGGCCGTCATAAAACAGCGCGGTGCAGCCAAACATGCGGCGGACGGCGAAGCGCCCCAGCGGGGCGATCTGATCAAGAATAAACTGTGTGGTTTCATCATAAACGGGCATCGCTTCCTCCTGCGCTTGCGCAACGACCGCCAACGTGCCGGTCGTTGCGCTTTAGCGCCAGTGTAGCCCGTTATTCATCAGAAGCTATAGTTCGCCGTAACGGTCACATTGCGCGGCGCGCCGTAGACCACATACTGACTGACGCTGGTGTCATATTTCTTATCAAGCAAGTTGTTGAGGTTCGCCTGCACCGACAGCTGCCTGGTCACCTGATAACGGCCAAACAGATTAACCAGCGCATAGCTGCCCTGCCCGGCATGCCAGGTGCCGTTGCCTTCCGGCGCGCTGACATTCTGCCAAACCTTGTTCTGCCAGTTCACCCCGCCGCCGACGGTGAGGTCGCGCAGCGCGGGCGGCGTCCAGGCGGCGAACAGCTTGACGCTGGTGCGCGGCTGGGTGGGGTTGATCGCATTGCCGTCGCCATCTTCCGCCACGTAGCGCGTAGCGCCGAGCGTCATTTGCAGGTCGTCGGTTACCGCGCCGTTGATCTCAAACTCCACCCCTTTGCTCACCGTGCCATGCGTGGCGAAGTAAGCGTATTCCTGGGTACCGGGAATAAGGAGGCTGGTGCTTTGTCCCACATTGTCCTGCTCAATGCGGAACACCGACATGGACGTGGTAACGCGGCTGTTCAGCCAGTCCGCCTTCACGCCCGCCTCGTAGTTTTTACCGGTGACCGGCGCAAGGTAGCTGCCGTTGATATCGCGATAAGTCTGCGGATTGAAGATCGAGGTGTAGCTGGCGTAGGCGGACCAGGCGTCATTGATGTCGTAAATCAGCCCGGCGTAAGGCGTAATGCGGTTCTTCTCCACATTCTGCGTCAGCGTGCTGGCGCTCCACTGGGTGTAGCGGGCGCCAAGAATCAGATGCAGCGGATCGGCCAGCGAAACACGCGTCGCGGTATAGGCCGATTTCTGGTGGATGGTGTCTTCCTGCGCCAGGCTCAGCGGCCCCCAGGCGGTTTCCGGGAAGCTGCCGTTCCAGTTATTGAAATTGCCCACCTCGTCCGCCGACAGGTTGGCGAAGGTGCTCATATAGAGGTTGTGCTGACGGCTGTAGCTGACGCCCGTCATCAGCTCATGCTGACGACCAAAGAGTTCGTAAGGGCCGCTGGCGAAGGCGTCAAGGGCGTGCACTTTACGCTTGCCGGTGTTGTAGCCGGTGCCGCCAACTACCGGATAGTTGGGATAAGCACTGACGCCGATGCCGCTGTTTTTATCGAAGAAGCCGTCGATATAGAGCATCTTGCTGTCGAGTTCGGTTTCGGTGTGGGTGCCGTTCAGAGTGAACTGCCAGCCGCTGTCGAAACGCTGCGTCAGGGTGGCGAAGACTTTTCTCGACTGCTTATCGCTCCGGGCCCAGTCTGGCGCGGTACTGTCGCTGCGATCGTAGTCGGTTTTACTGTGGTCAGTGTACCAGCGCGGCAGGCCGCCCCACGGCGGGCTGTCGGCGTTGGTTTCCTGATAGTCGTAGCCGACGGACAGAGTGGTGGAGTCAGTGAGATCGGCATCCACCACGCCGTAGATGAATTTCTTATTGGCGCTGTAGCGATCGATATAGCTGTCATTATCCTGGTAGCCGGCGATCAGGCGTCCGCGCACGTTGCCGGAATCGGTCAGCGGCGCCGAGAGATCGAGAACGTAACGCTGCTTGTCCCAGCTGCCGTAGCTGGCGGAGACATTGCCGACAAATTCGCGGCTGTCGGCGTGCTTGCGCACCATGTTAATCGCCGCCGATGGGTTGCCCGTGCCGGTCATCAACCCGGTCGCGCCGCGCACCACTTCGATGCGATCGTAAATGGACGTATCGGCCGCGGAGTCGCCGAGGTTCCAGCGTTCCTCAAACACGGTGGGAATGCCGTCCACCATGTAGTTATCAATCATAAAACCGCGCGAATAGAAGGTGCTACGGTCGAAATCCGCCACGCTTTCGCTCACGCCGGTGGTGTTCTTCAGCACATCGCCCAGCGTTTGCAGCTGCTGATCCTGCATGCGCTGCTTGCTGATGATACTGACGGACTGCGGAATTTCGCGTGCGGTTAAGGTCATTTTGGCGCCCGCCTGGGTAACCGGCACGCTGTAGTCGCTCGCCTGGGTATTGTCGGCGCTGTCGCCT includes:
- a CDS encoding DeoR/GlpR family DNA-binding transcription regulator, with the translated sequence MLTSQRKQLILQKLAADGQVLSKMLSEEFNVSEDTIRRDLRELSAEGLLQRVHGGALPASAAAATFSERKNLRLDAKRAIAKRAAALIEPGQVVMIDGGTTTAELITFLPHSLQITVVTHSPGIALGLADHPLIDVIMIGGRLFRHSLVAVGAAAIENVANVRADIFFMGVTGIHAEAGLSTGDYEESCIKRAFAGKAAETVVMASPEKLNTASAWVIGDLALINTMIVESDTDEHLLTPFIEKGVTVIKA
- a CDS encoding TfoX/Sxy family protein → MPVYDETTQFILDQIAPLGRFAVRRMFGCTALFYDGLMVLLIDPAGVVFLKTDAHNRSRFIAAGCEPFTYARRGADGAVKSVELSFYTLPDALLEDQEALAEWIRSAIDAAKRADNGKKRAGRSRAH
- the fhuE gene encoding ferric-rhodotorulic acid/ferric-coprogen receptor FhuE: MVFSNSIREGRVAGSAAGKQTALLLTPLAALVAIALHAPAAVAAEAAKEETLVVEASGDSADNTQASDYSVPVTQAGAKMTLTAREIPQSVSIISKQRMQDQQLQTLGDVLKNTTGVSESVADFDRSTFYSRGFMIDNYMVDGIPTVFEERWNLGDSAADTSIYDRIEVVRGATGLMTGTGNPSAAINMVRKHADSREFVGNVSASYGSWDKQRYVLDLSAPLTDSGNVRGRLIAGYQDNDSYIDRYSANKKFIYGVVDADLTDSTTLSVGYDYQETNADSPPWGGLPRWYTDHSKTDYDRSDSTAPDWARSDKQSRKVFATLTQRFDSGWQFTLNGTHTETELDSKMLYIDGFFDKNSGIGVSAYPNYPVVGGTGYNTGKRKVHALDAFASGPYELFGRQHELMTGVSYSRQHNLYMSTFANLSADEVGNFNNWNGSFPETAWGPLSLAQEDTIHQKSAYTATRVSLADPLHLILGARYTQWSASTLTQNVEKNRITPYAGLIYDINDAWSAYASYTSIFNPQTYRDINGSYLAPVTGKNYEAGVKADWLNSRVTTSMSVFRIEQDNVGQSTSLLIPGTQEYAYFATHGTVSKGVEFEINGAVTDDLQMTLGATRYVAEDGDGNAINPTQPRTSVKLFAAWTPPALRDLTVGGGVNWQNKVWQNVSAPEGNGTWHAGQGSYALVNLFGRYQVTRQLSVQANLNNLLDKKYDTSVSQYVVYGAPRNVTVTANYSF